The following are from one region of the Deltaproteobacteria bacterium genome:
- a CDS encoding DUF393 domain-containing protein — MPTLALIYDGDCPVCRAAADWVRRNAGDPGDFEFHPCRSDATRARFPTVTEAECLRAMQLVLPDGTIFSGERAIPRILERTRRYRWAAVLFRLPGAGFLSRLLYRGIARRRRRIPVG, encoded by the coding sequence ATGCCGACGCTCGCCCTGATCTACGACGGGGATTGCCCGGTCTGCCGCGCGGCGGCCGACTGGGTCCGGCGCAACGCCGGAGACCCCGGCGACTTCGAGTTCCACCCGTGCCGGTCCGATGCGACCCGGGCGCGGTTCCCCACGGTCACCGAGGCCGAATGCCTCCGGGCGATGCAGCTGGTCCTTCCGGACGGGACGATATTCTCCGGAGAGCGGGCGATCCCCCGGATCCTGGAGCGGACACGGCGGTACCGATGGGCCGCCGTCCTCTTCCGCCTCCCCGGCGCCGGATTCCTGTCGCGGCTTCTCTACCGCGGCATC